The stretch of DNA TTCTCGAAAACGGTAAGATAGGTGTAGTAAAAACTAAACACattgatattatttttttattcaaagcaTGCATGTGCATCATTTAACAGATCCAAACTCATTGAGTTGTTGTAGAAATCATATACCGATTCCTTTGCCATTTCACAGTGGAAAACCTGTCCTTTAACGAATTAAATTGATTTCGATAGATTTCCTTACACACAAGCGCCTTTTCGTATTTCAGATCTAATCTAATCTGTGGATGCGCTATATCTAACGTTGTAACAGGTAAGCCGGCGTACCTGGTTAAGCCAGAGAAGCAACAAAAGATATTGAACATGTTAGAAACactaacaaaacaaaacactgaGTATTATAACACTCGGAAGCAGTAACGGAAGGAACAAGGACGCTAACGTATtctcaattcgcatatgttttcACTTCACTCTCCGGTCGTTTTTTTGGCATGCCAGCTTAGATAGTTCGCCTGGGTGGCAGCTTCGTATTCCTGCACGAGTGCATCCACTACGTCACGACTCTCGTCGAACTCACTCAAATCATCCTTGAATTTGTCCTCGCGCTTAAACTGATCGAGGAAAGCCCCTCTTTTGCATAGTTTATCGTACTGGTTCAGGGCTCGTTCGAACAGTGAACAGATACTGGTGTGATTCGCAAGCATTAGCCCGGACACACGATGAGCACTCTGGACGTAAGGACTACTACGTGACAATGCGACCTGAATACTGGCTGGACCCCAGTTGATAAACTGGGCAAGCTTTCGCTCGCGGATGCGCTGAATCGATTTGTGCACCTGAGTCGGATTTACTTCGCCCTGAATTATGTTGAGAATAGAAATATATCGGTGGTGATTCGCCTTATCAGGTCCAGTGGACACCATCATGTTCTTTGGTTGTAGCAAGCGTCGCATAACGTCAAGAACGGTGGTTTTCTGTACACTCACAGTGTCCGTGTCGGTACTGAGTGGGGTATAACCGGTCATCAGAAAATGTAGCTGCGAGGTTGGAATCAACGGAGCTATTAGCTCGATCAAATTGTTGTTCATGTAGGAAGGATATCGAAGGGTGGTAGTGCTTACAGACATTATCGTAGAGACCAGTGTGTTTATCTGAGTAAAACTGGGATTCTCTAGATGCAACCTATCAGTGGCAATTCTGTTCAACGCTGTGTTGTCTAAAACAACAACACAATCCGCACAACTCGTGAGCCTCTTCAGTGTCAAAAGGCTGTTGTAAGGTTGCACTACAACATCACTGATCTCATCTTGATTTGGGAACACGCTGTATGTTTGCACTAGTTTCTTCGGGAAGTGATCCGATAATCGTTCCATAATGTATGATCCCATTCCAGATCCCGTTCCTCCAGCAATTGAATGGCATAAAACAAACCCTTCTAAACTATCGCTTCCGTCAGCTTCTCGATCAATGATATCAAAAACTTCTTCGTGTAACTTCTCCCCTTGACTGAATCCTGATGCCCAATTATTTCCGGCACCTCCACCATCCTTCGAGAGGTAAACATTTTCGGGATTATACAACTGCAATATGCATGTTTGCGTGAATAAGGGACTACAAATAACACTCCAAACCGTTCTTTACCTTAGCATAGGGTGATGACATAATTGTGTGGATTACGCGCGGCTCGAGATCCAACAGAACCGCCCGAGGAATGTAATGGTCGTCATCTGCTTGATAGAAGAACACATCTTTCCGGTCTATGCCATCTGTTGCGAAATCCTGCAACACACCGGAAGGTGAAATTCCGTGCTCCAGACATAGACGTTTCCAAAATTCGAAGCCAACTAAGGCACACAGAGGATTACGAAACGGATTAGAATATTCTATactatacagaaaaaaaaacatgtaaagTAAAACATACTCTGATTGCCGCATTGTCCCAGTTGCAATGTTATTATTTCGCTAGGCATTTCAAGTGAACAGCAGAGAAAAATAGTTAACCTTGAACTTGTAATTAACGGCAGACGAAACAATGTTTGGTAATTACAGAAACAACAAAAACATGAAATCTTTATTCTATATTATTCGCTAAAGTTGCGCTAAAATtcacaatcattttttttttaattttgccgTTAAATGTGACGTCTGAATCGACAGTAATCATTACTGGGCCTTTTCGTTGAGAATGACTTACTAAAAGGCATACGCTCGACCAAGGCgcttagaagtatatcctaaggtgggccaacttactaaaagcactcttcagccatcttggaagtctactgtgttttgtttgtaaacaaaacacaatacgctagtgccgttGCTCGCttctgatcagtctgtctctttgacgcctcaagcaaataattccccttctgtttTCTTcagtactgttttcatataccgctcctctaaccaacttagtgacgaaacggcctcacctagtaccatagacacGTCTTGCCCTCGACGATGGGGTTCGAAAATGTCCACCCTTGTTCACGTCAtaatcaaaaattcataagAATCTGTTATGCATTTTCATGAACTTTCACACTTTCCGTTCACCCCGCGTACTTTGTGTTCATCAATAAAAAGGTTGAGCTatagctagatgtcgaattagatgtaactCACTGTATTTAGCTACTATTTGTAAATTTTATATACAATacactcgataaaaaaaaatggaggaacagagtgcgaagtcgtagattttaattaatttttgacatgctgtaacttcctGAAAAATCaacccatatcgatgggatgcgcatcAGCTACATCGTTCGTTTCGAGAGTCGTGTAGGATTTtttacttctgatacgatttgcgatgCTTCTTTCGTTTActccaaaatttgaaaaatcgactagaaaaaacggctgaacgtatcaatatgaaacgttcaaaaATGTTTAGGGAACACACTAGACTAAAAATTTGCCTACagacattagaacttactgcaatatttgcagaattacagtagattttgtaaagcactagaAAAATCTTGTTTGCAGCACTTTTTTGAAAGCGATGcaagaaatttaaataattttattttcgtcgaagtaacaaattatccttgtgcagaatttattggaattttcaaaactgccttcgatttgcggtgcgatggttttttattgaattatttatcatcaaaaacgaaggggtaatttttgattcaaactgggatatctctgtgtgggaagttTCTATAGGAACGTTCTTTTAACCAAATGGAAGCTGCTTGATAagattaattggatttgctgttgaattGTTGGTAAGCAAAACATtatgttagtccagaatatttttgaaaaaacatagaaaaatcgATGTTTCATTTCTtaccgatattgttgcccactacacctacaaacaccaagataaaaatatgtatgtaaattgatctttcacgaagttacaatatctgaaaaatcacttaaaatttccgacttcgcactctgttccccTAATTTTTTAATCGAGTGTATATATTCGTTCGATGTTTGAAAATGTCATCAGTAtgcaacccagcaaacattaaatcgtataattttgcacgtgccaagtcttacaagaaatccgaataaatcataatcgcatataatatcaatcaaagtatgtatcgtgtatatttgaaatcgcataaaatgtaaaaacttgattttaaataccattatcaaattaagtcgcaattcggtataacccagcaaacattaaatcgcataacaagcgtatatataacatcatatgccctaaaatttggttggcatataatgcgcctaactggcatattcatgcaaaagtggaggccatatacatacatggcaaatgcctaccgaatttgtttggatgaatatgcaactttgaccggctataatagcgattacccagcaaacattaaatcgcataacaagcgtatatataacatcatatgccctaaaatttggttggcatataatgcgcctaactggcatatgcatgcaaaagtggaggccatatacatacatggcaaatatttaccgaatttgtttggatgaatatgcaactttgaccgactataatagcgacttttgccatactcatatacgatttattacagacataggaaaaaaaacaaatggcgcaaaatattttcgtgaaatgtttattatagcctcacgaatcgccatttttttatGAGTTAAATACTCATATAAAATAATGGCgcaaaaaatgtttgtagaaataataattgtttgattgacttgtgttgggagtggaatatgaatgtttgagatggcacagattgatgtttggtgaaaactgctccgatgtgggttcgaactccggtcgtctggattatcatccaccagctatctcgcgcggctatctgacatttaattcaacagcggttaatactttcgagtgcatcagcatttcattgacatttcaatatgatgtaatatgttctttattaggatctaatatgattcactgtttcatgattttattcagcatgcaacacgattcactacagtactgaatagatttaaattatacgcttatacgacacacaaactgcatcaacgtaatatacgcatatgatgcggcttaaatatattttacgacaatgtgcatcataaaatt from Toxorhynchites rutilus septentrionalis strain SRP chromosome 3, ASM2978413v1, whole genome shotgun sequence encodes:
- the LOC129776482 gene encoding tubulin gamma-1 chain → MPSEIITLQLGQCGNQIGFEFWKRLCLEHGISPSGVLQDFATDGIDRKDVFFYQADDDHYIPRAVLLDLEPRVIHTIMSSPYAKLYNPENVYLSKDGGGAGNNWASGFSQGEKLHEEVFDIIDREADGSDSLEGFVLCHSIAGGTGSGMGSYIMERLSDHFPKKLVQTYSVFPNQDEISDVVVQPYNSLLTLKRLTSCADCVVVLDNTALNRIATDRLHLENPSFTQINTLVSTIMSVSTTTLRYPSYMNNNLIELIAPLIPTSQLHFLMTGYTPLSTDTDTVSVQKTTVLDVMRRLLQPKNMMVSTGPDKANHHRYISILNIIQGEVNPTQVHKSIQRIRERKLAQFINWGPASIQVALSRSSPYVQSAHRVSGLMLANHTSICSLFERALNQYDKLCKRGAFLDQFKREDKFKDDLSEFDESRDVVDALVQEYEAATQANYLSWHAKKTTGE